The DNA region CGAAGCAAAAAAATCAATCCGTCTTAGCCCTCAGCATAATCCCCGACCAGTACCGGGCCTCGGCGCTCCGTATACGGTTAAAGCCCATTTCCTTTAAGCGGAAAGACAGCAGCCGTTCACTCACCGCCCGTTCATTATTCTGCTCACACCATTCCTGATACGCCTTAAACAGTTCCCGAATCCTTATACTCACCCCCGGCGACTGGATGCAACACTCTTTCAGGAAGTTCCCGATCACATCCATTTCCCCCTTGTAGTCATCGGTTGCCGCCAGAACCGCCTCCGGTACAATAAGCCCTTCTTTAAGCCAGCGGTACGCCCCTTCCAGTAACCAGTTCAATATCCCCGGAGCCTCTGCCCTGAGCTTTTCCTCCAGGTGTTTATCCTGCTTATCCGCTTCAATCCGGGTCGTAAAGGGGATCAGCTTAATCCGCCGCCAGATGCCAAAATCTGTTCCCTTGATAATAGGTTTGTGGTTTGTCCCCATGAATATTTTGTAAGTCGGCGTGTAGGAAAAATATTCCCCATACAAAAACCGGGCCGTAACCTTGTCATTCCCGGTAATCTGTTTAATCAAAGGTTCGCTTAACCGCCTCCCCTGGTCAAGCTCGGTAGTCGTTACAAACCGTGCGCCCCGCAGCCGTGCAATGTCATTCGTCGTCTGCTCATTGTTTCGCTTCATAAAGGTTTCCGTGGTTGTGGTCAGCGCATAGTCCCCAAGAATATACATCAGCGTATTCAAAAAGGTACTTTTACCATTGGCCCCCGAACCGTATAAAATAAACAAGGATTGTTCCGACACATCCCCGGTAATAGCCATCCCCGCAACGGCCTGTAAAAACCTGATAATATCCCCGTTAAAGTTCATTATCTCCCGGACAAATTGTTTCCACGCCGGGCAGTCCGCCGCCGGGTCATAGTCAACATTGGCAATTTTAGTAATCATGTCCTCTTGCCGGTGTTCCCGGAACGTACCCCCTTTAATATCAATCGTCCCATTTCGGACAGACAACAGCCAGGGGTTGCCGTCCAATTCTTCACTTGAAATATTGAGCTCTTTAATCCATGAAGCCGCCTTAATAAACGCCTCCCGCCGCCGCACGCTTTCGCTTAACATGGCGTATTTTTCAATTTCTATCCGTTCCCGATAATCCGAGGTTTTGAGTAAATCGTCATAAATCCCCCGCACCATTTCCAGCCCTTTTTCATGGATGCGGGCTCCGTCATCTATCTGCCAGCTTTTACCGTCCCACACGATCCATTTTTTCCATGCCCCATTGTATCGAATGTCCCGGCCATAGATTTTCAAGAGCCGTTCAGCGTTGGTTGCGTCGGTAAACTGTATTTTCCCGGCCTTTAGTTCATTGATCCGCAGGTAAATAGATTCATCCCCGATAAGTTCCGCCATTAATACTCCTTAGATTTAGTTTGCGAAGCAAACAACGTCAATTGGAATTCTTGAAACTTTAGATTCAAGAAAACCCTCCCTTTTCAAGTGTTATCGCATATACCTTGTACCGGTATGAAACCAGGTCAAAGGCTATTTCCTTAGTCGGCGGCGGCAGTTCTTCCAAGCACCGCTGATACATCGTATACAGCAAGGTCAATGAACCGGGCTTGCGCCGGTATTCCCTGTTTTTGAAAAAAGCAACGGCCCGGTATTCATCATCGGGAATTTCCTGTTTCCGAATCCGATACCACAGTAAGAGATCATCGGCCCACTCAATTTCATGGGCGGCAAATTCTTCGAGGATCTTCTGCTCATGCCGCAGTTTTTCCCGGTAACGGATCTCCGGGTCTTGTCGTTTCACTATCCGTCTCCTTCCTTCCATACAAAAACCTTCGCCGCTTCCCCGGCCGCAGTCCTCCCGTCCCCAAAGGTGATGAAGGCCCAGAAGGTCCACCATCCCGCCCGGTCTATCTCCCCCTCAATAACCTCATGGAAAATAACCCCCTTCGCCACGTCCCCAACCCCCGCCGACAATTCCCCCACAGAGCCGTCAGGTTTCCGGTACTTAATAACCGCCCCCTCTATTCCCTCCAAATCCGTAAAAGTCTTAACCGTAATCCGCAGGGCCGATTGCCCTTTATAAATCCGTTGCATATTCAACCCCTCAATGAATCCGGCTTTCAATTTCAATGTCCCGGCAGACCGCAGACTTCAAAACAATTTCCTCATTGCTTTTCAGAAACCGCCGCAAAAGGTAATCCCGCACCAACCCCACCGTAACCAGTTTTATAAATACCCCCAGGCTTCGCAGGGGAAGCCCCGCAACCCCGGCGGTGTCAAAGGCTTCCCGGTAGTATTCCCCTTGATGCCCCGTTTCCGCATTGTTCCCAGCTTGTTCATACAGCCCCCGAATATACACGTTCCATTTTCCGGCGCTATCCGTTGACCCTGCCTGTTCAATAAGCCGCCGCAGCAATCCTATAAAAGAAACCGCTCCATCCCCGGTTTGAGCGGTTTCAAGCAAAGCCCGGAAAATCCCCCGGCTCCGGCTAATCCCGTCATTGCTTCCCGCCGTTGTCCCAATGTTCCGGTTATTCCCCGTACTCCGGTTCGCCGTTGCGGATAAACGGGCCGTCTCCAACAGGGAGCGGTACAATTCCCTGCAATAACCCAATGGCGTAAGTACCCGTAGCGTTTCTGTAATACTCCGGTATAACCCCCGCAGCCAGGGCGTAGTATCTGTCCCCTTTACTTGCGCCATATGCTTTCTGATATAACTTGACCCATGTCCCAAAGCCGTACCATTCTGCCCGTTCATTGTTAAAGTCTTTTTATAGTTCGCCGTTAGTTTCCGGGTATCGGTCAGTGTTACCCCTTGGGTAAGCGTCCGGGTAAAGTTCTGTGCCTGTGTTGCGGTATAGTCAAAATACCAGCTCCATTTGATAGTGCAGTAGGTGTCCCATTGGGTAATATTTATTACCGGAGGAGGCAAATCTTCATCATAATCTTCGGGGTAACTATCGTAATCAGGCCAGAATTTATAGCATTTACCGCCATAGTCAAAACGGGTAGTAAACCACGAAGCCTTTACCCCAAACCAAACATTGGCCCCTGCCGTTATACTTCCGTCAATGCTAAAGGTATTGGAACGCCACCCCGCAGGCCGTTGTGAGGTAATATCAACCCGTACCTCCTGTTCGTTTTTTGATTTTCGCAAATAAGGTTTATTGCTATTGTCCGTATAAAGACAGGGGGTTATATAAGAATCGCTATTACTGTAATAGGCATATACATAAGCCGTGCAATTACCGCCCCCGCTTTGATTAACCGGATATTGATTTAATGCCATTTCACCATCAAGCATAGGGCGATCATATCCACCATTATTCGGATCAGGCCCGGTTATTTGGCTCCCTATAGTATTAGTCCCGATTATCGGATCGACAATTACCGGGTACTTTGCTTCTGCAAGCCACGTTTCCGGTATGGTGATACAAAGCCTATCACCGGCAATAGACAGATCCCCCCACACCCACCGCCCCCGGCTATCAATAATCTTGGGGCGGTGAATATGGCAGAGCTTCCCGGTTCCTTCCCCTAGGAGCGTTTCTTTTTTGTAAACCGCATAACTACCTTTCAAGAACGGATCACGGACAAAATCAGGCTGCCGGAAAAAATTATAGTTTTCCGCCCCGTCCATAGTCAGGCAAACAGTATTACAGTCAGGCTCCTTATTCAGAATACAATCGTATTCAAAGCGATCCCCGCCCAGGATAGTAAACCTATGGCTTCGCTTCCCTCCCCGGTAGAGCACTTGCCGTCCATCCCCCCGCAGAGAGAACCCCTCCCCATCATCGGGCCGGAACCGCAGCCCGCCGCCGCCCCACCGGGTAAGCCCCCAATCAGGAACTTCCCGCCCCAGGTCTACCGTAAGCGGAAAGTCCTCCAGGGACTGCCGGAAGGTCATTGGCCGAGTATCGTAATTTCCCATTGTATTTGTAATGTATCGCTGGATGTTACATTGACCACCGGCGTTATTTGGGCATAAGCCAGACAGTTGGAAGAACCCGCATTGCCATTCAGTAAACAGGCTTCATTTATCCCGTTGACGTTGAGCGTCCCCGCCGCAAAGGTCGCCCGGTAAATCAGGGTCGTATCCCCAACACTGCCCCAGGCCGCCTTTAATGCCGGATACCCCGAATCAAGGGCTTTCATTGATCCGGTAGCGGTATTGCACCGGGTATTCGTCTTGGTACTATTCCCGGTCCAGCCAGTCCCCACCTGAATAAACCCGGCGGAACTGCTTACCTTCGCCTTGTTGGGACTGACCAGCAAAGCATCGGCAATCAAAGCGTCCCCTTCACGGGTAACAATGTTGTGGTGATGGTAGCGCATAGGCCGCCCCGGTATCCGAAAGAGCCGTCCAAACCATGTCGGCGACCGCCGCTTTACATTCCCGTCCTTGTCCAGAACCTGAACCGTAACCATTCCCTTAATCAAAATCCGGTCTCTCATTTATCGCCCTCCGTAAATCGCAATAACCCCGCCGCTCAAAGCGGCTCCGACAAAAAAACAAATCACCCCGGTAATCACGGCGTTTTTAACCCCTGCTTTTCTTGCGGTTTCATATTTCCCCCGCCATTGATGACTTTCCGCTATAGCCCTCGATTCCCGCTCAATGGAAGCCAGGGCCGCAGCCTTAGCCGCTTCCGCCGCCGCCTGTTCAATGGCCTCCTCCGCAGCAGTTGTTAAATCCTCAATCAGCGTGTCGATCTCTAATTCGCTGTACCGCCTCATTTCGTTTCCGGTTGAATTCTTCGCTTGCGCTGTCTGCGGCTCCCCGAACACCGGGGGTAGTTTCAAGAAACTCATAAGGATCACGGTTGCGGTAATCATCTTCAATCGCCTGTATTTCATTTTGTACCTCCATGTATTCAATAAGTTTCCGGTCCCGCTCATGGAAGAACCGGAACGCCACGATAACCAAAACCAGAACCAGCATACCCGCCGCCCCGGTAATGACCCCCTTAAAAAAATTACTCATTGCCTATTCCTTTCCAATGGGACAGTACCTTTAACCCCACAATCCCAAAAAGCACCATCACCATTACCGCAAACCATATCCAATCCCGGATAAGCCCCTTTGCCAAAAGCCATGTTGCAAGGTACAAACAAAACGGCTTAAACCCAAGCATTTTAGAGGGTAGGGCAATCAGCCGCTTCACCAGAATCGCCCACAGTTCCCGCCCTGTATGCTCCCAGCTTGCCTTATCAGATATTTGAATCCCGTCAGAATCACTCATGGTTCCCCCCTCAATTCATGCTGAAAAAATTCCCGCATAATTTCTTCTCAAGCCAGAATTTTTCCCGGTGGTTTTTCCTGCTTGTCATCTCACTGCAAAAGCAGAGCCGGTTGTTTTTCGTTGACTTTGCCGACACCTTACAATGCAGACAGTCAACACATTTCTTTGTCTTTGCCATTGTTACGCTCCCATGTCAAAATAGCGGTTCAATTCGCTATCCAGCCCGTAGCGGTTTTTCCCTTCCCCGGCAAGCCGGACCAACGCTTCACGGTCCAGCCCCCGGACAGCCACTTCATGCCCATTGCGTTGAAACCAGTCCGATACATCGGTAATCCTGCGTACCTTTGCGTAAGGCTCTTGGGAGTTAAGAATCACGCCATCTTCAAGAAACCCCGCCACATGAGTAGCCGTCCCCGCAGAGATATATCCATCCCCATGTTTCCCGCTTTTTTTGGTTATAAAGAAAGCCGCCCGAATATCTGTAGGCCGGGGATTAACCACCGTAAACACCCGCTTATACAGATCATCCGCCGTAGTCCTGATGAGCAGCCCCGTAGCCGCAAACAAGGCCATGCACACCGCCCCCGAACAATCGGAGCTTTCAGGGTTTTCCTTGCCCCATCCGTAAGGCGAACCGAATTGCA from Treponema primitia ZAS-2 includes:
- a CDS encoding DNA primase family protein — protein: MAELIGDESIYLRINELKAGKIQFTDATNAERLLKIYGRDIRYNGAWKKWIVWDGKSWQIDDGARIHEKGLEMVRGIYDDLLKTSDYRERIEIEKYAMLSESVRRREAFIKAASWIKELNISSEELDGNPWLLSVRNGTIDIKGGTFREHRQEDMITKIANVDYDPAADCPAWKQFVREIMNFNGDIIRFLQAVAGMAITGDVSEQSLFILYGSGANGKSTFLNTLMYILGDYALTTTTETFMKRNNEQTTNDIARLRGARFVTTTELDQGRRLSEPLIKQITGNDKVTARFLYGEYFSYTPTYKIFMGTNHKPIIKGTDFGIWRRIKLIPFTTRIEADKQDKHLEEKLRAEAPGILNWLLEGAYRWLKEGLIVPEAVLAATDDYKGEMDVIGNFLKECCIQSPGVSIRIRELFKAYQEWCEQNNERAVSERLLSFRLKEMGFNRIRSAEARYWSGIMLRAKTD
- a CDS encoding NlpC/P60 family protein, translating into MGIKWNNLMENEKKQFEKMNELDKFIYFLLLQFGSPYGWGKENPESSDCSGAVCMALFAATGLLIRTTADDLYKRVFTVVNPRPTDIRAAFFITKKSGKHGDGYISAGTATHVAGFLEDGVILNSQEPYAKVRRITDVSDWFQRNGHEVAVRGLDREALVRLAGEGKNRYGLDSELNRYFDMGA